A single region of the Pectinophora gossypiella chromosome 2, ilPecGoss1.1, whole genome shotgun sequence genome encodes:
- the LOC126375743 gene encoding uncharacterized protein LOC126375743: MAPTSKLGRGKALKNQTKEVLHKIYTYFETEIERDPNSTVTAAQLVAHSTGVSTTAIKRLLSEYNDKVTVKKEHSTTTKRKIKKVITSDDFDSPAIRKVIHGFYNRDEEFPVMKDLYLIMKGDIDYQRSLCTLRRDVAKLGFKWMEKEDNNSILIEKHELRFARVQYLTRIENYRAQGRNIVYTGEVAIESSRISSKPKPDGSSIMLKQPAKSRLILLLAGDQSEVYKDTLFMYDGNKRDVNESECKKENFEQMEKWFKYHVIPTLKANSVVVVDGGSAYHNRVSNPVPHSNSKRKEMMDYLTARNVPFTENMYKSQLYQLVQTHKDKFLDYKTDALLREQGHIVLRLPPHHKELSPIKNILTLVRNYVGQNRRMSMESVMKISKEKVLSFHNEDWNIACREVEAEENNLKATDKLIDEISESSIKKIEGDSEVSDQEEIDSDSDSD, encoded by the coding sequence ATGGCGCCTACTTCGAAATTGGGCCGTGGCAAAGCATTGAAAAATCAAACTAAGGAAGTACTgcataaaatatacacatatttCGAGACAGAGATAGAAAGAGACCCGAATTCGACAGTGACGGCCGCGCAGTTGGTAGCACACTCGACCGGCGTGTCAACTACGGCTATCAAACGGCTGCTCTCCGAATACAATGACAAAGTCACAGTGAAGAAAGAACACTCTACGACCACCAAGAGAAAAATCAAAAAGGTCATAACTTCGGACGACTTTGATAGCCCGGCAATACGGAAAGTAATCCATGGATTTTATAACAGAGACGAAGAATTCCCTGTTATGAAAGatttatacttaataatgaAGGGCGATATCGACTATCAAAGGTCACTATGCACTTTGAGAAGAGACGTCGCGAAATTAGGGTTCAAATGGATGGAGAAAGAAGACAATAATAGTATATTGATAGAAAAACACGAATTAAGGTTTGCAAGAGTGCAGTATTTGACACGAATTGAAAATTATAGAGCTCAAGGACGGAATATAGTTTACACCGGAGAGGTAGCTATTGAAAGCAGCAGAATCTCTTCAAAACCTAAACCcgatggcagctcaataatgcTGAAACAACCGGCAAAGTCTAGACTTATACTTTTACTGGCTGGAGACCAAAGTGAAGTTTACAAAGATACTTTATTCATGTACGATGGAAACAAGAGAGACGTTAATGAAAGTGAGTGCAAAAAGGAGAATTTTGAGCAAATGGAAAAGTGGTTTAAATACCATGTGATACCGACGTTGAAAGCAAATAGTGTAGTGGTTGTCGATGGGGGCTCAGCGTACCACAACCGTGTTTCGAACCCGGTTCCCCATTCTAACTCGAAACGGAAAGAAATGATGGACTATTTAACCGCGCGAAATGTGCCGTTTACGGAGAATATGTACAAGTCACAGTTGTACCAATTAGTGCAAACACATAAGGACAAATTTCTTGATTACAAGACGGACGCCTTACTAAGAGAACAGGGACATATAGTTCTACGATTGCCTCCTCATCACAAGGAACTCAGTCCCATTAAAAATATCTTAACTCTAGTGAGAAATTACGTAGGGCAAAACCGAAGAATGAGTATGGAGAGTGTCATGAAAATTTCCAAAGAGAAAGTTTTGTCTTTTCACAATGAAGACTGGAATATAGCGTGTAGAGAAGTGGAAGCTGAAGAGAATAATCTAAAAGCAACTGATAAACTCATAGATGAGATTTCTGAATCTTCTATCAAAAAGATCGAGGGGGATTCGGAAGTAAGTGATCAAGAAGAAATAGACTCTGATTCAGATAGTGATTAG
- the LOC126378957 gene encoding protein lethal(2)essential for life-like: MAFYPFYMECDRPRRPRQLLDQHFGLGLTPQDNLTIIAIPQTTRDYYRPWRNLQAAAQDVGSNIKEEKDKFQVNLDVQHFAPEEISVKTQDGYLVVEAKHEERQDEHGYIARSFVRKYPLPEGIQEESVTSKLSSDGVLTISAPLKAPPKNTSERVVPIIQTGPVKKQIEGAGTEAQKQG; encoded by the coding sequence ATGGCATTCTATCCGTTCTACATGGAATGCGACCGCCCAAGGCGCCCTAGGCAGCTTCTAGACCAACATTTCGGTCTAGGCCTGACGCCGCAAGACAATCTGACCATCATAGCCATACCTCAGACGACCAGGGATTACTACAGACCATGGAGAAACCTTCAGGCTGCTGCCCAGGACGTTGGGTCAAACAtcaaagaagaaaaagataagTTCCAAGTCAATTTAGACGTGCAGCACTTCGCTCCTGAAGAAATTTCGGTGAAAACACAAGACGGATATTTAGTCGTTGAAGCGAAGCACGAAGAACGGCAAGATGAGCACGGTTACATCGCTAGAAGTTTCGTACGCAAATATCCGTTACCAGAAGGTATTCAAGAAGAATCTGTGACTTCAAAACTGTCTTCGGACGGGGTTTTGACGATCTCAGCGCCCCTCAAAGCGCCACCGAAGAATACCAGCGAACGAGTTGTGCCTATTATTCAGACGGGGCCAGTCAAGAAACAAATTGAAGGGGCAGGAACAGAGGCGCAAAAGCAAGGCTAG
- the LOC126378052 gene encoding uncharacterized protein LOC126378052 isoform X3 produces MSDSDCDNSPKALEGLLRKRASQKGVLTKHFNYFRDTDGAELDRQCLSIKEERLRATFDRFEKLNLEICALNPDADDCDAVETKYLETLTLIKRLMQKLDDNQVVSPPPLQTMSTKLPEINVPIFVERRALALENAERTQVQFPVSKAAHTVTVKDVAGATVKSAPPPLACTLCAVAV; encoded by the exons ATGTCTGATTCGGATTGTGATAACAGCCCTAAGGCTCTAGAAGGTCTTTTACGCAAACGTGCCTCTCAGAAGGGCGTTTTGAcgaaacattttaattattttcgtgACACTGATGGTGCGGAACTCGATCGCCAGTGCCTTTCCATAAAGGAAGAGAGGTTGAGGGCTACGTTTGACAGATTTGAAAAACTTAACTTGGAGATATGTGCGCTTAATCCAGACGCGGACGACTGTGACGCTGTTGAAACCAAATACTTGGAAACACTAACTCTGATAAAACGCTTAATGCAAAAGTTAGATGATAACCAGGTGGTTAGCCCTCCCCCACTGCAGACCATGTCAACGAAGCTGCCTGAAATAAATGTTCCGAtctttgtag AACGTCGAGCCCTTGCACTTGAAAATGCTGAGAGAACTCAGGTGCAATTCCCCGTTTCAAAGGCTGCTCACACAGTGACAGTGAAGGACGTTGCAGGAGCCACTGTTAAGTCAGCACCGCCGCCACTTGCCTGCACACTAT GTGCTGTTGCCGTCTGA
- the LOC126375754 gene encoding protein lethal(2)essential for life-like: MSLLPYLLERQRALQQYLKDDDILNAIAPLTRMSGDYSLWRVNSDGSIKPDNGKFQVNLDVHHFAPDEVSVKTADGFVVIEGKHEEKRDEHGWVSRQFTRRYALPEGCNVEGVQSRLSSDGVLTVIAPLDTPANERIVPIFQTGPVRKEAQGDKMH, translated from the exons ATGTCACTTCTGCCTTACCTCCTGGAACGCCAGAGGGCTTTGCAACAATATCTTAAGGATGACGACATTCTGAATGCCATAGCACCTTTAACTCGGATGTCTGGTGATTATTCCCTCTGGCGAGTCAACAGTGATGGCTCTATCAAGCCTGATAACGGCAAGTTCCAAGTAAACCTGGATGTCCATCACTTTGCCCCGGATGAAGTGTCAGTGAAAACAGCTGATGGATTCGTAGTCATTGAAGGCAAACATGAGGAGAAACGAGATGAGCATGGATGGGTTTCTCGTCAATTTACTAGGAG GTACGCACTACCAGAAGGCTGTAACGTAGAAGGGGTGCAGTCGCGGCTGTCTTCAGATGGCGTTCTCACGGTGATAGCGCCCTTGGACACGCCGGCTAATGAGCGCATCGTGCCAATCTTCCAGACCGGGCCCGTCAGGAAGGAGGCCCAGGGTGACAAGATGCACTAA
- the LOC126378864 gene encoding protein lethal(2)essential for life-like: MAFSCENKKLRRKQSKCLGKLGENLLKMSLIPHQFYDFERPFRMMERDFFRPDDFFGPFHQMVPQDFFAPQFFKPWDNVFRRWENYFRPMEDLTAAMQHMALKEMGTKVSSDDEKFQINVDVQHFAPEEINVKVLDKHVVVEGKHEERPDQHGYISRQFIRRYALPEGCLPDTVESKLSSDGVLTVTAPKILPLPSTGEKIIPITHTGPVKKQLGGSEPVQQIESK; encoded by the coding sequence ATGGCATTCAGTTGTGAAAACAAGAAGCTGCGCAGAAAGCAAAGCAAGTGTTTAGGAAAACTCGGTGAAAATCTCTTGAAAATGTCTCTTATTCCGCATCAGTTCTACGATTTCGAAAGGCCGTTCCGGATGATGGAGCGTGATTTCTTCCGACCAGACGACTTCTTTGGACCGTTCCACCAGATGGTTCCTCAGGACTTCTTCGCTCCACAGTTCTTCAAACCTTGGGATAACGTCTTCAGGCGGTGGGAGAACTACTTCAGACCTATGGAAGACTTGACCGCGGCAATGCAACACATGGCTCTCAAAGAAATGGGCACCAAGGTCAGCAGTGATGATGAGAAATTCCAAATCAACGTGGACGTACAACATTTTGCGCCTGAAGAGATCAATGTTAAGGTCTTAGACAAGCATGTGGTGGTGGAAGGAAAACACGAAGAGAGGCCAGACCAACACGGTTACATTTCCCGGCAGTTCATCAGAAGATACGCACTCCCAGAAGGATGTCTACCAGATACCGTGGAATCGAAGCTATCTTCTGATGGAGTTTTGACTGTGACCGCTCCAAAGATCCTGCCGTTGCCTTCAACTGGTGAGAAGATCATTCCCATAACTCACACTGGACCCGTGAAGAAGCAGCTAGGAGGTTCAGAGCCGGTGCAACAGATTGAATCCAAATGA
- the LOC126378052 gene encoding uncharacterized protein LOC126378052 isoform X2 translates to MSDSDCDNSPKALEGLLRKRASQKGVLTKHFNYFRDTDGAELDRQCLSIKEERLRATFDRFEKLNLEICALNPDADDCDAVETKYLETLTLIKRLMQKLDDNQVVSPPPLQTMSTKLPEINVPIFVGKYSEYKPFIELFNALVDRNSSLQNVQKLFYLRSFLKDEPFDLIKNLPLQSESYTEAKTLLKDRYDNEYKITNEHINILLDLNPITKSTAGNIRVFVSCVKQQLASLKNLKHDIKSWDSILLCILTRKLDAYCNREFQLIKDNKPSVSTLIDFLERRALALENAERTQVQFPVSKAAHTVTVKDVAGATVKSAPPPLACTLCAVAV, encoded by the exons ATGTCTGATTCGGATTGTGATAACAGCCCTAAGGCTCTAGAAGGTCTTTTACGCAAACGTGCCTCTCAGAAGGGCGTTTTGAcgaaacattttaattattttcgtgACACTGATGGTGCGGAACTCGATCGCCAGTGCCTTTCCATAAAGGAAGAGAGGTTGAGGGCTACGTTTGACAGATTTGAAAAACTTAACTTGGAGATATGTGCGCTTAATCCAGACGCGGACGACTGTGACGCTGTTGAAACCAAATACTTGGAAACACTAACTCTGATAAAACGCTTAATGCAAAAGTTAGATGATAACCAGGTGGTTAGCCCTCCCCCACTGCAGACCATGTCAACGAAGCTGCCTGAAATAAATGTTCCGAtctttgtaggtaagtactccgAGTACAAACCCTTCATAGAATTATTTAACGCATTAGTAGATCGAAATTCCAGCCTACAAAACgtacaaaaactattttatttacgtagTTTTTTGAAGGATGAGCCTTTTGATCTTATCAAAAATTTACCTTTACAATCTGAAAGTTATACAGAGGCCAAAACGTTGCTAAAGGATCGTTACGACAATGAGTACAAAATAACAAACGAACACATAAACATATTGCTAGATTTGAATCCAATTACTAAATCAACAGCAGGTAACATTAGGGTGTTTGTCTCGTGTGTCAAGCAACAACTTGCTTCACTAAAAAACTTGAAGCACGACATAAAGTCCTGGGATTCTATACTCCTATGCATTCTCACTAGGAAACTAGATGCTTATTGTAATAGGGAATTTCAGCTCATTAAGGATAATAAACCCTCAGTAAGCACATTGATTGATTTTCTAGAACGTCGAGCCCTTGCACTTGAAAATGCTGAGAGAACTCAGGTGCAATTCCCCGTTTCAAAGGCTGCTCACACAGTGACAGTGAAGGACGTTGCAGGAGCCACTGTTAAGTCAGCACCGCCGCCACTTGCCTGCACACTAT GTGCTGTTGCCGTCTGA
- the LOC126378052 gene encoding uncharacterized protein LOC126378052 isoform X1, which produces MFCNSVNLDTQNNKFEVALPLKLPLESINETLGQTFNLALKRYLNLEARFQRDPELHKLYSEFIHEYVQQGHGTFIDISQYNLDSDPVYFLSHHAILRPDKKTTKCRVVFDASMKSNKKVSLNDLLLNGPVVQKDLIDILLLFRTGEFIFVTDIKAMFRNISLAQKYRSLQNILWRDTPKENIQCIQLNTVTYGLKSSSYLATRCLKELAVRHREQFPLAAHIIEHSTYVDDALVSHDSSELLIESKRQLCTLLGIGGFHLHKWYSNCTSLLDDIPKSQQHFDDIELGKDNDASLKTLGISYNINTDSFMLSSPSTNENMPTTKRDILSFIGKFYEPLGYAGPILVTSKAIMQQLWLAKVGWDERPPDELLKVWCEFFDSLQVMSPITIARHVGVCNARSVQIIGFADASSTTAYGCCIYLRVTDQTGKVKISLLCSRSRVNPIRQSLTVPRLELNAAVMLAKLVVRVYDTLHHKLNIDDVHLYSDSQIVLAWIKTNITSLNTYVGNRVKVITQLTHQYRWSYIRSEDNPADCLSRGVLPSELHNHPLWWEGPEFLHKGEYTLMDMPQLPVPGELPEIKACTVFSGSLVCMVSSTNEQLLQLDFLDKYSDINKMQRILAYILRFIQNVRSNSAKNNLNYISSKELNDSLLLIIKYEQQKYLKEDIHNLKCKQSILKGNLKPLCPFLDNKGLVRVGGRLENSSMPYSQKHPVVLPRDSRVTHLIIHAEHIKNLHAGPRIVLSTINQRFWIVHGMREIKKVLHKCITCFKLKANSAKQLMGTLPHDRVNACRPFQKVGLDFAGPIIIKQSRIRRSLETKAYVCVFVCFVTKAIHLELASDLKTETFLACLKRFISRRGVPTDIYSDNASTFRSASSQLNNLYKLQSSNEHQAKLHAFSSQRGITFHFVPCYSPTFAGLAEAGVKSMKFHLKRVVQTAILTYEELNTVLCQIESILNSRPLIPLSSDINDYSCLTPGHFLIGTALNAYPESGEPVVIVNRLKFWKQCSNITNSFWKVWSKQYLNILQTRSKWRDIQPNVQVGTLVLLKEDSTAPMQWPLARVIQTFPGNDNRVRVVEVQTANGRTHKRSVVKICPLPIE; this is translated from the coding sequence ATGTTTTGTAATTCTGTGAATTTAGATACACAAAATAACAAGTTTGAAGTTGCATTACCTCTTAAATTACCACTAGAGTCAATAAATGAAACACTTGGCCAAACTTTCAACCTAGCTCTCAAAAGGTATCTAAATTTAGAAGCTAGATTTCAAAGGGATCCAGAGCTACATAAGCTGTACTCTGAATTTATTCATGAGTATGTACAACAAGGCCATGGTACATTCATAGATATCAGTCAATATAATCTTGATTCTGATCCAGTTTATTTTCTATCACATCACGCAATTCTTAGACCAGACAAAAAAACAACTAAGTGTCGTGTAGTTTTTGATGCTTCAATGAAAAGCAACAAAAAAGTATCACTTAATGATTTATTGTTAAATGGCCCTGTGGTGCAGAAAGATTTGATAgacattttattgttgtttagaACTggtgaatttatttttgtaactgATATTAAAGCAATGTTTAGAAATATATCACTCGCCCAAAAATATAGATCATTGCAAAACATCCTTTGGAGGGATACCCCCAAGGAAAATATTCAATGTATACAGCTAAATACAGTCACTTATGGACTCAAGTCTTCCTCTTACTTAGCTACACGGTGCTTGAAGGAGTTGGCTGTCCGACATAGGGAACAGTTTCCACTGGCTGCTCATATTATTGAACACTCTACATATGTAGATGATGCCTTAGTGTCACATGATTCATCGGAACTGTTAATTGAATCAAAAAGGCAGCTATGCACTTTACTAGGAATTGGAGGCTTTCATTTGCACAAATGGTACTCAAATTGCACTTCATTGTTAGATGATATACCAAAATCGCAACAACATTTTGATGATATAGAGTTAGGGAAAGATAATGATGCTTCTCTAAAAACTTTGGGTATAAGTTATAACATTAACACAGACTCTTTCATGCTTTCGTCACCCAGCACTAACGAAAACATGCCTACAACCAAGCGTGACATTTTAAGCTTTATTGGGAAGTTTTATGAACCCTTGGGTTATGCAGGGCCGATCCTGGTAACCTCGAAAGCAATCATGCAACAGCTTTGGCTAGCAAAAGTAGGTTGGGATGAAAGGCCGCCTGACGAGTTGCTAAAGGTATGGtgtgaattttttgacagcttACAAGTCATGTCACCTATAACCATCGCACGGCATGTCGGTGTATGCAACGCACGCTCTGTTCAGATAATAGGTTTTGCAGACGCCTCGAGCACCACAGCCTACGGGTGCTGTATATACCTACGTGTCACCGACCAAAcaggtaaagtaaaaatatcattGTTATGTTCAAGGTCGCGTGTGAACCCGATAAGGCAAAGTCTAACTGTACCCAGACTTGAGCTCAATGCTGCAGTAATGCTTGCAAAACTGGTCGTCAGAGTGTATGACACGTTGCATCATAAATTAAACATAGATGATGTTCACTTGTACTCGGATTCACAAATAGTCCTAGCATGGATTAAAACCAATATAACATCGCTTAATACATATGTGGGAAATCGAGTGAAGGTCATCACACAGCTTACTCACCAGTACCGCTGGTCTTACATCCGCTCAGAGGATAACCCCGCTGACTGTTTAAGCAGAGGAGTCCTACCCAGCGAGCTGCACAATCATCCTCTGTGGTGGGAAGGCCCAGAGTTTTTGCATAAAGGTGAGTATACATTAATGGATATGCCTCAATTACCGGTTCCCGGCGAACTACCTGAAATTAAGGCTTGTACAGTATTTTCGGGCTCTTTGGTTTGTATGGTCTCTAGTACAAATGAACAACTTTTACAGCTAGATTTTCTAGACAAGTACTCTGATATAAACAAAATGCAACGCATTTTGGCTTACATACTACGTTTTATTCAAAATGTGAGGTCAAATAgcgcaaaaaataatttaaattatatatccaGTAAAGAATTAAATGACTCATTGTTGTTGATAATTAAATATGAACAGCAAAAATACTTGAAGGAAGACATTCATAATTTAAAGTGTAAGCAAAGTATTTTAAAGGGTAATTTAAAACCACTGTGTCCATTCCTTGATAACAAAGGTCTAGTTAGAGTAGGAGGTCGTTTGGAAAACTCATCGATGCCCTATTCACAAAAACATCCTGTTGTTTTGCCACGTGATTCCCGCGTGACACATTTAATTATCCACGCCGAGCATATTAAAAATCTACATGCTGGCCCTAGGATTGTTTTGTCAACTATTAATCAAAGGTTTTGGATAGTTCATGGAATGAGAGAGATTAAAAAAGTCTTACACAAATGTATAACTTGTTTCAAACTGAAAGCTAATTCAGCGAAACAATTAATGGGCACGCTTCCACATGATAGAGTCAACGCTTGTAGGCCATTCCAAAAGGTAGGTCTAGATTTTGCAGGTccaataattattaaacaatctAGGATCAGAAGGTCGTTAGAAACAAAAGCGTATGTTTGTGTGTTCGTTTGTTTCGTAACTAAGGCTATTCATTTAGAGCTAGCTTCTGATTTAAAAACTGAAACCTTTTTGGCTTGTCTAAAACGATTTATTTCGCGTAGAGGTGTTCCTACTGACATCTATAGCGACAATGCGTCAACTTTTAGGAGCGCAAGTAgtcaattaaataatttatataaattgcAAAGCTCAAATGAACATCAAGCGAAACTTCATGCTTTTTCATCtcaaagaggtataactttccATTTTGTCCCTTGTTATTCTCCAACATTCGCAGGGTTAGCTGAAGCAGGTGTCAAAAGTATGAAGTTCCACTTGAAAAGGGTTGTACAAACGGCAATACTTACCTATGAAGAATTAAACACAGTTCTTTGTCAAATAGAATCTATTTTAAATAGCAGACCTCTAATACCACTTTCAAGTGATATAAATGATTATTCTTGTCTCACACCTGGTCACTTCCTTATAGGTACAGCGTTAAACGCATACCCTGAATCTGGTGAGCctgttgtcattgttaataGATTGAAGTTCTGGAAGCAGTGTAGTAATATCACTAACTCTTTTTGGAAAGTGTGGAGCAAACAATATCTTAACATTTTGCAGACGCGTTCCAAATGGAGAGATATCCAACCTAACGTTCAAGTAGGTACACTTGTGTTGCTTAAGGAGGACAGCACTGCCCCTATGCAGTGGCCACTTGCTAGAGTCATTCAAACGTTTCCCGGTAATGACAACAGAGTTAGAGTAGTAGAGGTACAAACTGCAAATGGTAGAACTCATAAACGGTCAGTTGTAAAAATATGCCCACTTCCAATAGAATAA